GCCTGATGAGCATTCAGGGTGGGCACTTCTTACCAACCACGCGCGCCTGGTCGTGGTTGAATCAGCCCGCAGAAGAGCGTTGGCATGTGTTGTTTGAGGCAATTGACCCAACCCATACCCTGTGGCACGAATTCCGGTTGCCAGACATTGAACCCGCCCTATGGCGTGTGCTCAAGCATCAGCTATCTCGGCTAGAGCCAGAAAAGTCGTATCACATACGAGAACTTGTGGCAGCGATGCGCCCTTATCTACCCGAAATGCGTCGCGTTGGTGGTCAGACGCGCTATCTGCTAGAGACAGCTCTCACCTGGATGGGGTACGTGCAGGTTGATGGATTGCACTTCTCGCTGACATCATCGGCGCAAGCAGACATTGAGCCGCTCCAGATCGACACATGGAACAATGCCTACTATCTGGAACCGGTACGCAGATCGCATCCGGCGGCCTGGGCAGAGCTGCTGAGTTTTGCACGACCTGAGAATGGTGCGCTGTGTATAGACGAGGCGGCTGTTCGTCATGCAATTGGCTCAGGCTATCAGGCTGACGATGTCATGCGTATTCTAGCGAGTTTGACAGGTGCGCCGTTGGCCCTCACCATCGCCCAACAAATTGAGTCCTGGGCGCAAAATGCACGGAGCTTACAGATCAAACACATGGTTGTCCTGCAAAGCTCAGATAAGGAAGCGCTGCAAGCCATCCGCACAGATTGGCGTCTACGACCCTATATAGAGGAGTCCCTCTCTCCACATCATCTGGCAATTCGGTCAGAGCACTGGCATACCTTGAGACAACGTCTGGCAAATCGAGGCTATTACCCGCTTACATCCGGTTCAATACCCCAAAAACGCCGTGTTAGCGACCATTTATCGAATGATATGCGTGAGTATCTGTGGCTGGCTGCGCGTGTCTATCAACGAATGAGTACCTTCAGTGAGCTGCCTATTGCGATGCCTGGTGCTTTACTCGACTGGTTAGCCGACGACATCGATCCAACCACGCTGCATGGATTGCAAACGCAGGTCGATGCCGTGATTGACAACGTCCGCGAGCGGATCGCTGGTTTTGATCGCAGGGGCTATGTGACACAAAACAACAGTCAGTCAATTCAATTAGCGATTCACGCTGCTTACGACCAGCAAACCTCAGTGGAAATCACATATCACAGCCCATATCGCGGCGAAACCACAATCCGCCGCATCGAACCGACCATGATTTACAGCAATAATGGCGCCACCTATATCGAAGCGTGGTGCCACCTCGAACACGCCACACGCACCTTCCGCATGGATCGCATTTTACAGGTCCATAACATGCCTCAAACTAAAATACAGGTTCAAGCCAGCTAGCAACCCTCACAAAGCAAGAAGTCCCCCGTAGGGGTAAGGCAGAGCCTCAAGGTTGGAATATCTGTTGTTTTTCGCACTCTTGAGTGTGTTTCAGTCCCCCGTAGGGGTAAGGCAGAGCCTCAAGGAAGAGCTGCCTGACGGACTACCGACTGGTGCAGTGTTTCAGTCCCCCGTAGGGGTAAGGCAGAGCCTCAAGGGAGATCTAAACTGGTCGAACACTTGCCTACGGGTGACGTTTCAGTCCCCCGTAGGGGTAAGGCAGAGCCTCAAGTGTCCAATCCTCTGATCGACCCTGCTCATGGAACTACGGGTTTCAGTCCCCCGTAGGGGTAAGGCAGAGCCTCAAGGGTAAAGAACCACAGTGCTCAGGCCGAGCAGAAGTTGGTTTCAGTCCCCCGTAGGGGTAAGGCAGAGCCTCAAGTGCTATGTTGTTCGCTTCTGGCGGTGCAACAATCATGTTTCAGTCCCCCGTAGGGGTAAGGCAGAGCCTCAAGACAGGGTGTATGGTGTCGTCGACGGTAACGGCGCCATGTTTCAGTCCCCCGTAGGGGTAAGGCAGAGCCTCAAGCTACCGATCAAGACGAAATTGTATTCGCTCGCCGTCCGTTTCAGTCCCCCGTAGGGGTAAGGCAGAGCCTCAAGCAACGGAAGTCGTGTCACGTTCAGCGATGGCTCGTATGTTTCAGTCCCCCGTAGGGGTAAGGCAGAG
The Phototrophicus methaneseepsis DNA segment above includes these coding regions:
- a CDS encoding WYL domain-containing protein, giving the protein MIPLLVVLSSRTYRDLRVVAGAHRLRFNNKIPKQATIARLSMTLATDEMHRAFRQLSEKERLALQALQAHEGKMPLYRFVRAFGSIRPYKPWRIDAIPHPWRRPISVAERLYQLAFIHIEGQQVVLVDEVQALLPPLPRPKPIHSASDLPLSSVRDALLTDISALLGTLTYKPIRPQWHRWLPPYALKAINERLYIKEDCTEIRSEMQTNRLRWLHYLAQSAGLMSIQGGHFLPTTRAWSWLNQPAEERWHVLFEAIDPTHTLWHEFRLPDIEPALWRVLKHQLSRLEPEKSYHIRELVAAMRPYLPEMRRVGGQTRYLLETALTWMGYVQVDGLHFSLTSSAQADIEPLQIDTWNNAYYLEPVRRSHPAAWAELLSFARPENGALCIDEAAVRHAIGSGYQADDVMRILASLTGAPLALTIAQQIESWAQNARSLQIKHMVVLQSSDKEALQAIRTDWRLRPYIEESLSPHHLAIRSEHWHTLRQRLANRGYYPLTSGSIPQKRRVSDHLSNDMREYLWLAARVYQRMSTFSELPIAMPGALLDWLADDIDPTTLHGLQTQVDAVIDNVRERIAGFDRRGYVTQNNSQSIQLAIHAAYDQQTSVEITYHSPYRGETTIRRIEPTMIYSNNGATYIEAWCHLEHATRTFRMDRILQVHNMPQTKIQVQAS